Proteins from a single region of Bradyrhizobium diazoefficiens:
- a CDS encoding phosphoketolase family protein — MTNQQQSRTASTDLDLLDRYWRAANYLSVGQIYLLDNPLLREPLQPKHIKPRLLGHWGTTPGLNFIYAHLNRVIRALDLDVIYVCGPGHGGPGMVANTYLEGSYSEIYPDIARDADGLRKLFRQFSFPGGIPSHAAPETPGSIHEGGELGYALVHAYGAAFDNPDLTVACVVGDGEAETGPLAASWQSNKFLNPAHDGAVLPILHLNGYKIANPTVLGRMPDSEIRDLFRGFGHEPLFVEGDHPKLMHRAMADALDVALASIRSIQQHARDGRKTIERPRWPMIVLRSPKGWTGPKEVDGKKVEGFWRAHQVPIANCRENPAHLKILEDWMRSYEPEKLFDKSGALIPELQALAPEGNRRMGANPHANGGLLKKELKLPDFRSFAVEVPQPGAVTGEATRELGKFLRDVIRLNAQQRNFRIMGPDETASNRLDAVFEATERVWMEPTESFDVHLAQDGRVMEVLSEHLCQGWLEGYLLTGRYGLFSCYEAFIHIVDSMFNQHAKWLKVTRHLPWRRPIASLNYLLTSHVWRQDHNGFSHQDPGFVDLVANKKADIVRIYLPPDANTLLWIADHCLRTYSRINVIVAGKQPAPQWLSMQEAATHCDAGIGIWTWAGTEGTTGEPDVVMACAGDVPTLETLAAVDLLRKTLPDLKIRVVNVVDLMTLQPNDQHPHGLSDRDFDSLFTSDKPVIFAYHGYPHLIHRLTYNRTNHIGMHVRGFAEEGTTTTPFDMVVLNGLDRYHLAIEAIERVPDLATKAAQVKQQFRDKLIEHSRYVREHGEDMPEIQKWVWQNSAGGNTPAEAGD, encoded by the coding sequence ATGACAAATCAACAACAATCGCGCACGGCGAGCACTGACCTCGATCTCCTCGATCGCTATTGGCGCGCCGCGAATTATCTCTCTGTCGGGCAGATCTATCTGCTCGACAACCCGCTGCTGCGCGAGCCGCTGCAGCCCAAGCACATCAAGCCGCGTTTGCTCGGCCATTGGGGCACGACGCCCGGATTGAACTTCATCTACGCCCACCTCAACCGCGTGATCCGCGCGCTGGACCTCGACGTGATCTATGTCTGCGGTCCCGGCCATGGCGGCCCAGGCATGGTCGCCAACACTTACCTCGAAGGCAGCTACAGCGAGATCTATCCTGATATCGCGCGCGACGCCGACGGATTGCGAAAACTTTTCAGGCAGTTCTCCTTTCCCGGCGGCATTCCGAGCCACGCGGCGCCGGAAACACCTGGCTCGATCCACGAGGGTGGCGAACTCGGCTACGCGCTGGTGCACGCCTATGGCGCGGCGTTCGATAATCCCGACCTGACCGTCGCCTGTGTCGTCGGCGACGGCGAGGCCGAAACCGGCCCGCTCGCGGCGTCGTGGCAGTCCAACAAGTTCCTCAATCCAGCGCATGACGGCGCGGTGCTGCCGATCCTGCATCTCAACGGCTACAAGATCGCCAACCCGACCGTGCTCGGCCGGATGCCTGACAGCGAGATCCGCGACCTCTTTCGCGGCTTCGGTCACGAGCCGCTGTTCGTCGAGGGCGACCATCCCAAATTGATGCACCGCGCCATGGCGGATGCGCTGGACGTCGCACTTGCCAGCATCCGCTCGATCCAGCAGCACGCCCGCGACGGACGCAAAACGATCGAGCGGCCGCGCTGGCCGATGATCGTGCTGCGCAGCCCGAAGGGCTGGACCGGCCCGAAGGAAGTCGACGGCAAGAAGGTCGAGGGCTTTTGGCGCGCGCATCAGGTGCCCATTGCGAACTGCCGCGAGAATCCGGCGCACTTAAAGATTCTCGAAGACTGGATGCGCAGCTACGAGCCGGAAAAGCTCTTCGACAAAAGCGGCGCGCTCATTCCGGAGCTGCAAGCTCTCGCGCCCGAAGGTAATAGGCGCATGGGCGCCAATCCGCACGCCAATGGCGGGCTGCTGAAGAAGGAGCTGAAGCTGCCGGACTTCCGCAGTTTCGCCGTCGAGGTGCCGCAGCCCGGCGCTGTCACCGGCGAAGCGACGCGCGAGCTCGGCAAGTTCTTGCGCGACGTCATCCGCCTCAATGCGCAACAGCGAAACTTCCGCATCATGGGCCCGGACGAGACGGCGTCAAACCGGTTAGACGCGGTGTTCGAGGCGACCGAACGGGTCTGGATGGAGCCGACCGAATCTTTCGATGTCCATCTCGCGCAGGACGGCCGCGTCATGGAGGTGCTGAGCGAGCATCTCTGCCAAGGCTGGCTGGAGGGATATCTGCTCACCGGACGGTACGGCTTGTTCTCCTGCTACGAGGCCTTCATCCACATCGTGGATTCCATGTTCAACCAGCACGCCAAATGGCTGAAGGTGACGCGACACTTGCCTTGGCGGCGGCCGATCGCCTCGCTCAACTATCTCCTCACCTCGCATGTCTGGCGGCAAGACCATAACGGTTTCAGCCATCAGGATCCCGGCTTCGTCGATCTCGTCGCCAACAAGAAGGCCGATATCGTCCGCATCTACTTGCCGCCAGACGCCAACACGCTGCTGTGGATCGCCGACCATTGCCTGCGCACCTATAGCCGTATCAACGTCATCGTCGCCGGCAAGCAGCCGGCGCCGCAATGGCTGTCGATGCAGGAGGCCGCGACGCATTGCGATGCCGGCATCGGCATCTGGACCTGGGCCGGCACGGAAGGCACGACCGGCGAGCCCGACGTGGTGATGGCCTGCGCCGGCGACGTGCCGACGCTGGAGACACTCGCTGCCGTCGACCTGCTGCGCAAGACGCTGCCGGACCTCAAGATCCGTGTCGTCAACGTCGTCGACCTCATGACGCTGCAGCCGAACGACCAGCATCCGCATGGCCTGAGCGATCGCGACTTCGACAGCCTGTTCACATCGGACAAGCCTGTCATTTTCGCCTATCACGGCTATCCCCACCTCATCCATCGTCTCACCTATAACCGCACCAATCATATCGGCATGCATGTGCGTGGCTTTGCCGAGGAAGGCACCACGACGACGCCGTTCGACATGGTCGTGCTCAACGGGCTCGACCGTTACCATCTCGCGATCGAGGCGATCGAACGCGTGCCTGATCTCGCGACCAAGGCCGCGCAGGTGAAGCAGCAGTTCCGCGACAAGCTGATCGAACATTCGCGTTACGTGCGCGAGCATGGCGAGGACATGCCGGAAATCCAAAAATGGGTCTGGCAGAACAGTGCCGGTGGCAACACGCCGGCCGAAGCTGGCGACTGA
- a CDS encoding PA0069 family radical SAM protein, with protein sequence MSPASSSALKHPPVTAPSEPAGAPSDFPELGVAIDRARRHGRGAQSNASGRFEAEARVAFDDGWQSLEDLPPFKTNVSVDTSRKVITRNDSPDIGFDRSINPYRGCEHGCVYCFARPTHAYLGLSPGLDFESKLFVKPEAPALLEKELAAAGYEPRMIAIGTNTDPYQPIERERKIMRGILEVLERTGHPVGIVTKSALVVRDVDILARMAKRNLAKVAISVTSLDPKLARTMEPRASTPPKRLEALKQLSEAGIPTTVMVAPVIPALNDAEIERILDAAAHAGVREASYVLLRLPLEVRDLFREWLMANYPDRYRHVFTLIRDMRGGRDYDAKWGERMKGTGPMAWTIGRRFEIACDRLGLNKRRSKLTTDHFARPKKNGDQLSLF encoded by the coding sequence ATGAGTCCAGCATCTTCTTCTGCTCTCAAGCACCCGCCGGTCACGGCGCCCTCCGAGCCGGCGGGTGCGCCTTCTGATTTCCCCGAGCTTGGTGTCGCGATCGACCGCGCGCGAAGGCACGGGCGCGGCGCGCAGTCCAACGCCAGCGGCCGCTTTGAAGCCGAGGCGCGCGTCGCCTTCGACGATGGCTGGCAGAGCCTGGAAGATCTGCCGCCGTTCAAGACGAATGTCAGCGTCGACACCTCGCGCAAGGTGATCACCCGCAACGATTCCCCCGACATTGGCTTCGATCGCTCGATCAATCCCTATCGCGGCTGCGAGCACGGCTGCGTCTATTGCTTCGCGCGGCCGACGCATGCCTATCTCGGCTTGTCGCCGGGGCTCGACTTCGAGTCGAAGCTGTTCGTGAAGCCCGAGGCCCCGGCGCTGCTCGAGAAGGAGCTTGCGGCCGCCGGCTACGAGCCGCGGATGATCGCGATCGGCACCAACACGGACCCCTATCAGCCGATCGAGCGTGAGCGCAAGATCATGCGCGGCATTCTCGAGGTGTTGGAGCGCACCGGCCATCCTGTCGGCATCGTCACCAAGTCCGCGCTGGTGGTGCGCGACGTCGACATTCTCGCGCGCATGGCCAAGCGCAATCTCGCCAAAGTCGCGATCTCAGTCACCTCGCTCGACCCAAAACTCGCGCGTACCATGGAGCCGCGCGCCTCGACGCCGCCGAAGCGGCTGGAGGCGCTGAAGCAGCTTTCGGAGGCCGGCATTCCGACCACCGTGATGGTCGCGCCCGTGATCCCAGCGCTGAACGATGCAGAGATCGAGCGCATCCTCGATGCGGCTGCCCATGCCGGCGTCAGGGAAGCCTCCTACGTGCTGCTGCGGCTGCCGCTGGAGGTGCGCGATCTCTTCCGCGAATGGCTGATGGCGAATTATCCGGATCGCTACCGCCACGTCTTCACCCTGATCCGCGACATGCGCGGCGGCCGCGACTACGATGCGAAATGGGGCGAGCGGATGAAGGGCACGGGACCGATGGCCTGGACCATCGGCCGCCGTTTCGAGATCGCCTGCGACCGGCTCGGGCTCAACAAGCGCCGGTCGAAGCTGACCACGGATCACTTTGCCCGGCCAAAGAAGAACGGCGATCAGCTCAGCCTGTTTTGA
- a CDS encoding ribonuclease HII: protein MIRDKSASKPAKDAPQEAVAKKALPAKPPSFRRERALIKRGVWPVAGCDEAGRGPLAGPVVAAAVILDPDRIPRGIDDSKRLTAEERERLFDRICATAQVSVVVASRARIDRDNILRASLWALKRAVVALPEPPKHVFVDGRDRLDTACDCEAVIGGDGIVLSIAAASIVAKVTRDRLMCALAQDCPGYGFEQHKGYSVPEHLDALDRLGPTVHHRSFFAPVAAARAKHMPWTVEPARDLFAVTEVELQLEATVDIDASTGL from the coding sequence ATGATTCGGGACAAGTCCGCCAGCAAGCCGGCCAAAGACGCGCCGCAGGAGGCAGTTGCCAAGAAGGCTCTGCCTGCGAAACCGCCAAGCTTCCGCCGCGAGCGCGCGCTGATCAAGCGCGGCGTCTGGCCGGTCGCAGGCTGCGACGAGGCGGGCCGCGGGCCGCTCGCCGGTCCGGTGGTTGCGGCCGCGGTGATTCTCGATCCTGACCGCATTCCGCGCGGCATCGACGATTCCAAGCGGCTGACCGCGGAGGAGCGTGAAAGGCTGTTCGACAGGATCTGCGCCACCGCGCAGGTCTCGGTCGTCGTCGCCTCACGCGCCCGGATCGACCGCGACAACATTTTGCGTGCCTCGCTCTGGGCGCTGAAGCGCGCGGTGGTCGCATTGCCCGAGCCGCCGAAGCACGTTTTCGTCGACGGCCGCGACCGCCTCGACACCGCCTGCGACTGCGAGGCCGTGATCGGTGGCGACGGCATCGTGCTGTCGATCGCTGCCGCCTCCATCGTCGCCAAGGTGACGCGCGACCGGCTGATGTGCGCGCTGGCGCAGGACTGCCCCGGCTACGGCTTCGAGCAGCACAAGGGCTACAGCGTCCCCGAGCATCTCGATGCGCTCGACCGCCTCGGCCCCACCGTCCACCACCGTAGCTTCTTCGCCCCGGTCGCCGCCGCCCGCGCCAAGCACATGCCTTGGACGGTCGAGCCGGCGCGGGATCTGTTCGCGGTCACCGAGGTCGAACTGCAACTGGAGGCGACCGTGGACATCGATGCTTCAACGGGCCTCTAG
- a CDS encoding glycosyltransferase family 39 protein, translating to MRFTSLVIELIRARPRLIVWIAVLAQAAMWLLVALLFYSSPPGSLATLLAFGREYQVGTDLGPPLSLWLADIAYRAAGGHMFGVYVLAELCEVATFIALYHLARAVVGSQQAVLAVLLTMTGLAFSSSALDFGPLILARPLWALLLLHSWQIIGQRRGNAWFAWSIEAGLLLLTTPAAIFLLALLVIFAISTAGGRRTLRALDPLFALVVVAVLALPYAVWLMRAESLVLPALPQIADLGARAIHAVWLLGGLVLGAVAIPVLSFLNTPLFAGKSEEAPIIYRPPVEPLARNFVYFFALAPALGAVLISGLFGLDVVVGGAGVVLVMSGLAMVVIAGDLIAMRRARMLRTVWIAAIVAPAAGVVLAVLFLPWSGSGEIATSMPARAISDFFDESFARRTNHRLRAVAGETQLASLITLHSGRPHLFIDADPARTPWMSQAKFSESGGVVVWRASDTAGTPPPEILARFPGIVPEVPRAFEWLVTGRQQLLRIGWAIVRPKGA from the coding sequence ATGCGGTTTACCTCCCTGGTCATCGAGCTCATCCGCGCCCGGCCGCGGCTGATCGTCTGGATTGCCGTGCTCGCGCAGGCCGCGATGTGGCTGCTGGTGGCGCTGTTGTTCTACAGCAGCCCGCCCGGTAGCCTTGCGACCTTGCTGGCGTTCGGCCGCGAATATCAGGTCGGCACTGATCTCGGGCCGCCGCTGTCGCTCTGGCTCGCCGACATCGCCTATCGCGCCGCGGGCGGCCACATGTTCGGCGTTTACGTGCTGGCCGAGCTCTGCGAGGTCGCGACCTTCATCGCGCTCTATCACCTGGCGCGCGCCGTGGTCGGCTCTCAGCAGGCGGTGCTCGCCGTGCTCTTGACCATGACGGGGCTGGCCTTCTCCTCGTCGGCGCTCGATTTCGGCCCGCTGATCCTGGCGCGGCCATTGTGGGCGCTGCTGCTGCTGCATTCCTGGCAGATCATCGGCCAGCGCCGCGGCAATGCCTGGTTCGCCTGGTCGATCGAGGCCGGCCTGCTGCTCCTGACCACCCCGGCCGCGATCTTCCTGCTCGCGCTGCTCGTCATTTTCGCTATCTCGACCGCCGGCGGCCGCCGGACGTTGCGCGCGCTCGATCCGCTGTTCGCGCTCGTCGTCGTCGCCGTGCTGGCGCTGCCCTATGCGGTCTGGCTGATGCGCGCGGAGAGCCTTGTGCTACCGGCTTTGCCGCAGATTGCGGATCTCGGCGCCCGTGCGATCCACGCCGTCTGGCTGCTCGGCGGCCTCGTGCTCGGTGCAGTGGCGATCCCGGTGCTGAGCTTCCTCAACACACCCCTGTTCGCCGGCAAGAGCGAGGAGGCGCCGATCATCTACCGGCCTCCGGTCGAACCGCTCGCGCGCAACTTCGTCTATTTCTTCGCGCTCGCGCCGGCACTCGGTGCGGTCCTGATCTCCGGCCTGTTCGGGCTCGACGTCGTCGTCGGCGGTGCCGGCGTCGTGCTGGTCATGTCGGGCCTTGCTATGGTCGTCATAGCCGGCGATCTCATCGCGATGCGCCGCGCCCGAATGCTTCGCACGGTGTGGATAGCGGCCATCGTGGCACCCGCCGCCGGCGTCGTGCTAGCCGTGCTGTTCCTGCCCTGGAGCGGCTCCGGCGAGATCGCGACCTCGATGCCGGCCCGTGCGATCTCGGATTTTTTCGACGAAAGCTTTGCCCGCCGCACCAACCATCGCCTGCGCGCGGTCGCAGGTGAAACCCAGCTTGCGAGCCTGATCACGCTGCACTCCGGCCGGCCCCATCTGTTCATCGATGCCGATCCTGCGCGCACGCCGTGGATGTCACAGGCCAAATTCAGCGAGAGCGGCGGTGTCGTGGTCTGGCGTGCTTCCGATACCGCCGGCACCCCGCCGCCCGAGATCCTTGCGCGCTTTCCCGGCATCGTGCCGGAAGTGCCGCGTGCCTTCGAATGGCTGGTGACCGGACGTCAGCAACTGCTGCGTATCGGCTGGGCCATCGTGCGGCCGAAGGGGGCGTGA
- a CDS encoding uracil-DNA glycosylase codes for MIPEPAPTVRELLAFYLEAGVDCALAEDPIDRLAELDAPPASRAAPPVEAPRPVAAPAAMRGEAAPAPDVAIASAREAARTAPTLEALRDLMQNFEGCALKHTATRLVFADGNPQARIMFVGEAPGRDEDIEGLPFVGRSGKLLDLMMGAIGLNRTTAYITNVIPWRPPGNRTPTPQETQICLPFIQRHIELVNPDVLVTLGNPSTQTLLSTREGIMRTRGRWFDYETGQRTIRALPTFHPAYLLRSPSYKRLAWQDLRAIAKVLAGA; via the coding sequence ATGATCCCCGAGCCCGCACCCACCGTCCGAGAACTTCTCGCCTTCTATCTGGAGGCCGGTGTCGATTGCGCGCTGGCGGAGGACCCGATCGACCGCCTGGCGGAATTAGACGCCCCGCCGGCTTCGCGCGCGGCCCCTCCGGTCGAGGCGCCACGTCCGGTCGCCGCGCCTGCCGCGATGCGCGGCGAGGCCGCACCGGCGCCCGACGTCGCGATCGCCTCGGCGCGCGAGGCCGCACGCACAGCGCCGACGCTAGAGGCGCTACGCGATCTCATGCAAAACTTCGAGGGCTGCGCGCTCAAGCACACCGCGACGCGGCTGGTGTTCGCTGACGGCAATCCACAGGCGCGCATCATGTTCGTCGGCGAGGCGCCGGGCCGCGACGAGGACATCGAGGGTCTCCCCTTCGTCGGGCGCAGCGGCAAGCTGCTCGATCTGATGATGGGGGCCATAGGCCTCAACCGCACCACGGCCTACATCACCAACGTCATTCCCTGGCGACCGCCCGGCAACCGCACGCCGACGCCGCAGGAGACGCAAATCTGTCTCCCCTTCATCCAGCGCCATATCGAGCTGGTGAATCCCGACGTGCTGGTGACGCTCGGCAATCCCTCGACGCAGACGCTGTTATCGACTCGCGAAGGCATCATGCGCACGCGCGGGCGCTGGTTCGACTACGAGACGGGCCAACGCACGATCCGCGCGCTGCCGACGTTTCACCCAGCCTATCTCTTGCGCTCGCCATCCTACAAGCGGCTGGCCTGGCAGGACCTGCGCGCGATCGCGAAGGTGCTGGCAGGCGCGTGA
- a CDS encoding electron transfer flavoprotein-ubiquinone oxidoreductase, which translates to MSTEELPPRESMEFDVVIVGAGPSGLAAAIRLKQINADLNVVVVEKGSEVGAHILSGAVIDPTGLDKLIPDWREDSDCPLKTEVKDDRFYWMTTGGAIKLPNFMMPPLMDNHHCYIGSLGNVCRWLARKAEALGVEIYPGFAAAEVLYDEQGAVRGIATGDMGIGRDGKPKDSFTRGMELLGKYTLFAEGARGSLTKQLINKFALDAKSEPPKFGIGLKEVWQIDPAKHQKGMIQHSFGWPLDLKTGGGSFLYHYDDNLVAVGFVVHLNYEDPYLSPFDEFQRFKTHPSIRGTFEGAKRLAYGARAITEGGYQSVPKLTFPGGALVGCAAGFVNVPRIKGVHNAMGTGMLAAEHVAAALAAGRANDEIVDYENAWRSSSVGKDLFLVRNVKPLWSKFGTVLGVALGGFDMWCNTLFGTSLFGTQSHAKPDRATLDPAKQHAPKNYPKPDGKITFDKLSSVFLSNTNHEEDQPVHLKVADMNLQKTSEHDVFAGPSNRYCPAGVYEWVEEGASPRYQINAQNCVHCKTCDVKDPNGNITWVPPEGGGGPNYEAM; encoded by the coding sequence ATGAGCACCGAAGAACTTCCTCCGCGTGAATCCATGGAATTCGACGTCGTCATCGTCGGTGCCGGCCCCTCGGGCCTGGCCGCCGCGATCCGGCTCAAGCAGATCAATGCCGATCTCAACGTGGTCGTGGTGGAGAAGGGCTCCGAGGTCGGTGCGCATATTCTCTCCGGCGCCGTGATTGACCCGACCGGGCTGGACAAGCTGATCCCGGACTGGCGCGAGGATTCGGATTGCCCGCTGAAGACTGAGGTCAAGGACGACCGCTTCTACTGGATGACGACGGGCGGTGCGATCAAGCTGCCGAACTTCATGATGCCGCCGCTGATGGACAACCATCACTGCTATATCGGTTCGCTCGGTAATGTCTGCCGCTGGCTGGCGCGCAAGGCCGAAGCGCTTGGCGTTGAGATCTATCCGGGATTTGCCGCAGCCGAAGTGCTCTATGACGAGCAGGGCGCGGTGAGGGGCATCGCCACCGGCGACATGGGCATCGGCCGTGACGGCAAGCCGAAGGACTCGTTCACCCGCGGCATGGAATTGCTCGGCAAGTACACGCTGTTTGCCGAAGGTGCGCGCGGCAGCCTGACCAAGCAGCTCATCAACAAATTCGCACTGGATGCGAAGAGCGAGCCGCCGAAGTTCGGCATTGGCCTGAAGGAAGTCTGGCAAATCGATCCCGCCAAGCACCAGAAGGGCATGATCCAGCATTCGTTCGGCTGGCCGCTCGATCTGAAAACCGGCGGTGGCTCGTTCCTCTATCATTATGACGACAATCTCGTCGCCGTCGGGTTCGTCGTGCATCTGAACTACGAGGATCCATATCTGTCGCCGTTCGACGAATTCCAGCGCTTCAAGACCCATCCCTCGATCCGCGGCACCTTTGAAGGTGCCAAGCGCCTCGCTTATGGCGCGCGTGCGATCACGGAAGGTGGGTACCAGTCGGTCCCGAAGCTGACTTTCCCCGGCGGCGCGCTGGTCGGCTGCGCGGCCGGCTTCGTCAACGTTCCTCGCATCAAGGGCGTACATAACGCGATGGGCACCGGCATGCTTGCTGCCGAGCATGTCGCGGCCGCGCTCGCGGCCGGTCGCGCCAATGACGAGATCGTCGATTATGAGAACGCCTGGCGCTCCTCGTCGGTCGGCAAGGACCTGTTCCTGGTCCGCAACGTCAAGCCGCTGTGGTCGAAATTCGGCACTGTGCTCGGCGTCGCACTCGGCGGCTTCGACATGTGGTGCAACACGCTGTTCGGCACTTCGCTGTTCGGGACGCAGTCGCATGCCAAGCCCGATCGGGCCACGCTCGATCCGGCCAAGCAGCATGCGCCGAAGAACTATCCGAAGCCGGACGGCAAGATCACCTTCGACAAGCTGTCGTCCGTGTTCCTCTCCAATACCAATCACGAGGAGGATCAGCCGGTCCATCTCAAGGTGGCCGACATGAACCTGCAGAAGACGTCCGAGCATGACGTCTTCGCCGGTCCGTCGAACCGCTATTGCCCGGCCGGCGTCTACGAGTGGGTGGAGGAGGGCGCGAGCCCGCGCTATCAGATCAACGCCCAGAACTGCGTCCACTGCAAAACCTGCGACGTGAAGGACCCCAACGGCAACATCACCTGGGTTCCTCCGGAGGGCGGCGGCGGCCCGAATTACGAGGCGATGTAA
- a CDS encoding tetratricopeptide repeat protein — translation MFSNRFNRWTAAAIALAGSAIVAVPGVMAQTPDHPADTAAQFPTRNDLKSLTGAGSYLAARHASVERDATSAAAFYRSALRTDPKNNELLDRAFISSVDDGDIDEAVKLAERILTIDKTNRVARLVVGVHDLKLKKYSSAQSNINQSIRGPITDLVATLLSGWAAYGAGDAKGAVATIDKLAGPEWYPLFKDLHAGLILENAGKEKDAGARFERAYKLDDSMLRVSEAYARWLSRNKDAASATAIYEAFDKKLARHPLIVEGLRETKAGKKLPSLVDSAQAGAAEALYGIGATLTRRGGEDLALVYLQLALYLQPSHPLALLSLADLYESVKRPQMAIKIYERVPSSSPLKRNAQIQLAIDLDSADRTDEAIKILKSVTAEDSKDLEAIMALGNLERGRKKFADCGATYSKGIDALPAGNDKANSVWYYYRGICEERSKEWGKAEADMKKALELQPDQPHVLNYLGYSWIDQGVNLDEGMKMIKRAVEQRPDDGYIVDSLGWAYYRIGNYEEAVKNLERAIDLKPEDPTINDHLGDAYWRVGRTLEAKFQWAHARDLKPEPDELPKIEAKIANGLTDDNSNSSAAQADKKKDDDKGG, via the coding sequence ATGTTTTCAAATCGTTTCAACCGCTGGACTGCTGCTGCCATCGCCCTTGCCGGCTCTGCAATCGTGGCGGTCCCCGGGGTCATGGCGCAGACGCCGGATCATCCGGCCGATACGGCGGCGCAGTTTCCGACCCGAAACGACCTGAAGTCGCTCACCGGCGCCGGCAGCTATCTCGCCGCGCGTCACGCCAGCGTCGAGCGCGACGCGACCTCCGCTGCCGCCTTCTACCGTTCTGCGCTGCGAACCGATCCCAAGAACAACGAATTGCTCGACCGCGCCTTCATCTCCTCGGTTGACGATGGCGACATCGATGAAGCGGTCAAGCTCGCCGAGCGCATCCTGACCATCGACAAGACCAATCGCGTCGCGCGCCTCGTGGTCGGCGTGCATGATTTGAAGCTGAAGAAATATTCGAGCGCGCAGAGCAACATCAACCAATCGATACGCGGACCGATCACCGATCTCGTCGCAACGCTGTTGTCCGGCTGGGCCGCCTATGGCGCGGGCGATGCCAAGGGCGCGGTTGCGACCATCGACAAGCTGGCGGGCCCGGAATGGTATCCGCTGTTCAAGGACCTGCACGCCGGGTTGATCCTCGAGAACGCCGGCAAGGAGAAGGACGCGGGCGCCCGCTTCGAGCGCGCCTATAAGCTCGACGATTCCATGCTGCGCGTCAGCGAGGCCTATGCGCGCTGGCTGTCGCGGAACAAGGATGCGGCCTCGGCGACCGCGATCTATGAAGCCTTCGACAAGAAGCTCGCCCGTCATCCGCTCATCGTGGAAGGTTTGCGGGAGACTAAGGCAGGCAAGAAGCTGCCGTCGCTGGTCGATTCCGCGCAGGCCGGTGCGGCCGAGGCGCTCTATGGCATCGGCGCCACGCTGACCCGCCGCGGCGGCGAGGACCTCGCGCTGGTCTATCTCCAGCTCGCGCTCTATCTCCAGCCCAGTCATCCGCTGGCCCTGCTCTCGCTCGCCGACCTCTATGAATCGGTGAAGCGGCCGCAGATGGCGATCAAGATCTATGAACGCGTGCCGTCGTCTTCGCCCTTAAAGCGCAACGCGCAGATCCAGCTCGCCATCGATCTGGATTCCGCCGACCGCACCGACGAAGCGATCAAGATTCTCAAGAGTGTGACCGCCGAGGACTCCAAGGATCTCGAAGCCATCATGGCGCTCGGCAATCTCGAGCGCGGCCGCAAGAAGTTCGCCGATTGCGGTGCGACCTATTCGAAAGGCATCGACGCGCTGCCGGCCGGCAACGACAAGGCCAACAGCGTTTGGTACTACTACCGCGGCATCTGCGAGGAGCGCTCCAAGGAGTGGGGCAAGGCCGAAGCCGACATGAAGAAGGCGCTCGAGCTCCAGCCCGACCAGCCCCACGTGCTCAACTATCTCGGCTATTCGTGGATCGATCAGGGCGTGAATCTCGACGAAGGCATGAAGATGATCAAGCGTGCCGTCGAGCAGCGTCCCGACGACGGCTACATCGTCGATTCCCTCGGCTGGGCTTATTACCGCATCGGCAATTACGAAGAGGCGGTGAAGAACCTCGAGCGCGCGATCGACCTCAAGCCCGAGGATCCCACCATCAACGACCATCTCGGCGACGCCTATTGGCGCGTCGGCCGCACGCTGGAAGCCAAATTCCAGTGGGCGCATGCCCGCGATCTCAAGCCCGAGCCCGACGAACTGCCGAAGATCGAGGCCAAGATCGCCAACGGTCTGACCGACGACAATTCGAACTCTTCGGCCGCGCAGGCCGATAAGAAGAAAGACGACGACAAGGGCGGTTGA